In one Motacilla alba alba isolate MOTALB_02 chromosome 7, Motacilla_alba_V1.0_pri, whole genome shotgun sequence genomic region, the following are encoded:
- the LOC119703588 gene encoding probable serine/threonine-protein kinase kinX — translation MKNEILEDVGKREILQNTEHEEHKEESEEEEEVQTLHAAENAKAEQMVEEQDALPAVMLPESRFAEQAQSLTEPVSGSTSSNSDSDTDDLRKVTESRDTAVQQLESTEAENHDLSARTNKHLELGSLQGHPVFEPPQEMFCDAGTEQELGEAAPNQEEQEDLETRHALSDDGMDEGSDSTSESSELVSKQAGLPEGAVVGLLREEGNVESSTPEQPQHSEESAGKKVANVLEEKFVDCTDGRGDKTAGDRAEEEDEVGNTVQGQPREAESVGLEGTEPRERDVPAEPLGKEGGEHQALIQPDSSEDSASASPEELGTQGKTEDETATAEKDGQKEELTEELEKCSGSAETGEQGVASVEAGGCIPGGKGDELQQAQPGTEVVREVTTQETHLDPSLLDDEVKESELETGDEAREGQESRTEWVEDLNPKAEVQSSQCSEEKADCTEEEKNVPLEGEAQEVVKQVEGESKEESGVDVTVTTENKASKETLRENEQEVELADHPGGEFASEEGANNALEQKPVQDENIGEQVKLEEGANNSLPQKPVQDENIGEQVKLEEGANNSLPQKPVQDENISEQVKLEEGAYNSLPEKPVQDENISEQVKLEEGANNSLPQKPVQDENISEQVKLEEGANNSLPQKPVQDENISEQVKLEEGANNSLPQKPVQDDISEQVKLEEGVNNSLPEKPVQDENISEQVKLEEGANNSLPEKLVQDENISEQVKLEEGANNSLPEKPVQDDISEQVKLEESVNNSLPQKPVQDEKISEQVKLEEDVNNSLPQKPVQDDLSEQVKLEDQAEESLEDDGDAFDFDEESNQILEYDEKCDGEKADAQGEEGDGANYAVGRTAHTDKAGEGTDNMETKDALTKSEVLQHKKDEPEEAGCLQGEASGKADEVADVEEDEIKVSDSGKVGKLQDRDVLEQDLESAFIKRAESREDLQVGKRSKGRSRDDCTIS, via the coding sequence atgaaaaatgagattttggaGGAtgtggggaaaagagaaatcttgCAGAATACTGAGCATGAGGAGCACAAAGAGGagtctgaggaggaggaggaagtgcAGACATTGCATGCTGCTGAAAATGCAAAGGCAGAACAAATGGTTGAAGAACAGGACGCCCTGCCAGCAGTGATGCTACCAGAGAGTAGGTTTGCAGAGCAAGCCCAAAGCCTCACAGAACCTGTGTCAGGGAGCACTTCTTCaaacagtgacagtgacacagatGACTTGAGAAAGGTCACAGAGTCCAGGGACACAGCAGTCCAACAGCTTGAGAGCACAGAGGCTGAAAACCATGACTTGAGTGCAAGGACAAATAagcacctggagctgggctctctgCAAGGCCACCCGGTTTTTGAGCCTCCTCAGGAAATGTTTTGTGACGCAGGTacggagcaggagctgggagaagctgcACCCAACCAGGAGGAACAAGAGGATCTTGAAACCAGGCATGCCCTGAGTGATGATGGAATGGATGAAGGATCTGACAGTACAAGTGAGAGCAGTGAGTTGGTTTCTAAGCAGGCAGGGCTACCTGAGGGAGCAGTGGTAGGCTTGCTTAGGGAAGAGGGAAATGTGGAGAGTTCCACTCCAGAGCAACCCCAGCACTCAGAAGAAAGTGCTGGAAAAAAGGTTGCAAATGTCTTGGAGGAAAAGTTTGTTGACTGTACTGATGGGAGAGGTGATAAAACAGCAGGTGACAGAGctgaagaagaagatgaagttGGGAACACAGTTCAGGGTCAGCCGAGGGAAGCTGAGTCTGTGGGTttggaggggacagagccacgTGAAAGGGatgtcccagcagagccactTGGAAAGGAAGGTGGAGAACATCAGGCATTGATCCAACCAGATTCTTCAGAGGACAGTGCTTCAGCATCCCCAGAGGAACTAGGTACACAAGGTAAAACTGAAGATGAAACTGCTACAGCTGAGAAGGATGGACAGAAAGAAGAACTgacagaagagctggagaagtGTTCAGGTTCTGCTGAAACAGGCGAGCAAGGTGTGGCCTCTGTGGAGGCAGGAGGCTGCATTCCTGGGGGAAAGGGagatgagctgcagcaggcacagccaggaacaGAGGTTGTGAGAGAGGTGACCACGCAGGAAACCCATTTAGACCCGAGTCTTTTAGATGATGAAGTTAAGGAGTCAGAATTGGAAACAGGGGATGaggccagggaagggcaggaaagtAGGACAGAATGGGTAGAAGATCTGAATCCAAAGGCAGAGGTTCAATCAAGTCAGTGTagtgaagaaaaagcagattgtacagaggaagagaaaaatgttcctTTAGAGGGTGAGGCGCAGGAGGTGGTTAAACAAGTAGAAGGTGAATCTAAAGAGGAGTCAGGTGTAGATGTTACTGTAACTACTGAAAACAAAGCCAGTAAAGAAACACTGAGAGAAAATGAGCAAGAGGTAGAGCTTGCAGACCACCCTGGTGGGGAATTTGCTTCTGAGGAAGGTGCAAATAATGCCCTGGAACAGAAACCTGTGCAGGATGAAAACATTGGTGAACAAGTGAAATTGGAGGAAGGTGCAAATAATTCCCTGCCACAGAAACCTGTGCAGGATGAAAACATTGGTGAACAAGTGAAATTGGAGGAAGGTGCAAATAATTCCCTGCCACAGAAACCTGTGCAGGATGAAAATATTAGTGAACAAGTTAAACTGGAGGAAGGTGCATATAATTCCCTGCCTGAGAAACCTGTGCAGGATGAAAATATTAGTGAACAAGTTAAACTGGAGGAAGGTGCAAATAATTCCCTGCCACAGAAACCTGTGCAGGATGAAAATATTAGTGAACAAGTTAAACTGGAGGAAGGTGCAAATAATTCCCTGCCACAGAAACCTGTGCAGGATGAAAATATTAGTGAACAAGTTAAACTGGAGGAAGGTGCAAATAATTCCCTGCCACAGAAACCTGTGCAGGACGACATTAGTGAACAAGTGAAATTGGAGGAAGGTGTAAATAATTCCCTGCCTGAGAAACCTGTGCAGGATGAAAATATTAGTGAACAAGTTAAACTGGAGGAAGGTGCAAATAATTCCCTGCCAGAGAAACTTGTGCAGGATGAAAATATTAGTGAACAAGTTAAATTGGAGGAAGGTGCAAATAATTCCCTGCCAGAGAAACCTGTGCAGGATGACATTAGTGAACAAGTGAAATTGGAGGAAAGTGTAAATAATTCCCTGCCACAGAAACCTGTGCAGGATGAAAAGATTAGTGAACAAGTGAAATTGGAGGAAGATGTAAATAATTCCCTGCCACAGAAACCTGTGCAGGATGACCTTAGTGAACAAGTGAAATTGGAGGACCAAGCAGAGGAAAGCCTGGAAGATGATGGTGATGCATTTGATTTTGATGAAGAGTCAAATCAAATATTAGAATATGATGAAAAATGTGATGGAGAGAAAGCTGATGCACAGGGAGAAGAGGGTGATGGAGCAAATTATGCTGTTGGAAGAACTGCTCACACAGacaaagctggagagggaacaGACAACATGGAAACCAAAGATGCCTTGACCAAAAGTGAAGTCCTGCAGCATAAAAAAGATGAGCCTGAAGAAGCAGGGTGCTTGCAAGGGGAAGCGTCGGGGAAAGCTGATGAGGTGGCTGATGTAGAGGAAGATGAAATCAAAGTATCAGATTCTGGTAAAGTGGGAAAATTACAGGATCGAGATGTTTTGGAACAGGATTTGGAAAGTGCTTTCATTAAGAGGGCTGAAAGCAGGGAGGATTTGCAGGTTGGTAAAAGGAGTAAGGGCAGATCCAGAGATGACTGTACAATCTCCTGA